From Selenomonas ruminantium AC2024, a single genomic window includes:
- a CDS encoding transcription repressor NadR, whose amino-acid sequence MTTEERRAEVLRRLQAATSPLTGTRLSRELGVSRQIIVGDVSILRAEGAKIFATPRGYILPEDEPSQKKITLVCQHSAEDMEAELNAIVDNGGAVLDVIVEHPVYGPIKSDLFLESRRDVKNFLTKMKKCQANPLLVVTGGIHIHTVRVPDEEALADIRRELQALGILVNIA is encoded by the coding sequence ATGACCACAGAGGAACGGCGGGCGGAAGTCCTGCGCCGTTTGCAGGCAGCCACTTCGCCCCTGACCGGTACGCGCCTTTCCCGGGAACTCGGCGTCAGCCGTCAGATTATCGTCGGAGATGTAAGCATTCTGCGGGCGGAGGGCGCAAAGATTTTTGCGACTCCCCGGGGCTATATTTTGCCCGAGGATGAACCCAGCCAGAAAAAGATTACACTCGTCTGCCAGCATTCGGCAGAGGATATGGAAGCGGAGCTCAATGCCATCGTGGATAACGGCGGTGCCGTGCTGGATGTGATTGTGGAGCATCCGGTCTATGGCCCGATTAAGAGCGATTTGTTTCTGGAGAGCCGCCGGGATGTCAAGAATTTCCTCACCAAGATGAAAAAGTGCCAGGCCAATCCGCTGCTCGTCGTGACCGGCGGGATTCACATTCATACGGTGCGGGTGCCGGATGAGGAAGCGCTGGCTGATATCCGGCGGGAATTGCAGGCTTTGGGGATTTTGGTAAATATTGCGTGA